The genome window TTAGTAAGCGAACTTTGCCCCTGCAAGTCTGATAGTTCTGAAATCTTTACTCCTAGCCTTCTAACGCCTAGTGTCTGATCAATTAACGCTTCTTCTAGTAGTTGATGCGCGGTTTTTTTTAGTTCCTCGAGGCTAAGCGTTGGGTTTTTGAGCATTTTTGATTTCGTCTTGCCTGTTAAATCTGATTGTATGAATTGGATTCCAACTGACTTGAACATTTTTTTGTTTTTGACTGCAGTTTCATACACGTCGGCACATATCTCTTCAAGACTGCTTGCAAGGAAATCTAATTCTGTTGAATCTTTTTTTAATGTGACAATTCTGCTGTACTGTATGGTTGGCTGTTTTTCCGCCACTGGTTCCTCGTCTATACCCCTTGCAGCATTGTAAATGTAAAGTGAAATCTTCCTGCCAAACATTTTGTTTAGGGTAAAAATGTCGACTTTGCGTAACTCCTCTATTGTATTCAGATTTATTTCACGAAGCTTTTCTTCAGTAACCTTTCCTATTCCTGGGATGTCGCTTACTTTGAGTGGCGCCAAAAATGATTCTGTGTTCTGCGGCTCTATCATGGTCAACCCATCTGGTTTTTTATGGTTTGATGCAATTTTTGAGACAATCTTGTTGGATGATACGCCAACTGAGCATGTCATTTTGATTTCGTTTCTTATCTGATTTTTGATCTGCTGGGCAAGATGGCCTGCATTTTTGAAATTGTTCTGCGTTCTTTTTGTCACGTCAAGATAGGCCTCATCACGCCCCACATATTCAAAAACGTCTGCGTGATTTTTCATTATTTCCATTGCTTTTTCGGAAATATCTGAATAATATGGAAAATCAGCTGGCAAAAAAACAGCATCTGAAATTTGCTTTAACCGTGATTTTGCAAATTTAATCGGCATGCCTGACTTTACCCCATATTTTCTTGCGATATAGTTTGCAGTTGCTATTGCGCCGCTATCGCCGCCTCTGTCAGAAAATATGCATACAGAGACTGGTTTTGTTCTTAGATTGGGATTTCTGATCTCCTCACATTGGGCGTAAAAATAATCAAAATCGACATGGAGCACAATCCTATCTGACATGCGTATGGTATGGAAAAAAATCCTTATTATAATATCGAATCATTCTAAGAATCTAAATATCGATGCACGCATTGCTAGTTGTGTCTTATCCATTATCTGTTGACGAAAACGGCGTTAAAATGAAGCCAGAAAACATGGAAAAAGAAAAAATGTACTATTGCCTTCACAACGAGAAGCTAGTTCTAGTCTATAAGGATGACCAGGAATTCCTAAACTGTTACGAGATTGAAGAAAAAGATTTGGTTGAATCTGTCAAAACCTGTTCTAATCCTAATGACATTGAAAAAATTATAGAGAGATATATTCAAAAAGAAAATATCAAACATTAAATAAACACCGAGGAACAGGAACAACCTAAGGCCAAAATAAAATGAGCGAAGACACCCCTACTGAAGCCCAAGAAATCTTTATCGAATCGCAAAAACTCAAAGACAACACTGCGGTAGATGAGGTAAAATCCACAGATGAAGAAGACTCGAGAAAGACACGCGATGTGATTTTTGTTGGAACAAAACCAATAATGACTTATGTCACTGCAACATTGACACAGCTCTCAAACCAATCATTTGTGACTATAAAGGCAAGAGGACAGAGGATCACACAGGCAGTTGATGTGTCTCAAATGATTGTAAAACGAATGAACACTGTGGGATATAAAATCAAAGATGTCCGTATTTCGTCTGATTCCCTTTTATCACAAGATGGGAAAACAAGAAATGTTTCCACAATAGAAATTGATATTACAAAAGAATAGGAACTTTGTTATTCTAATTGGTGTCTCTGTAATTGCAGGACTTGTTTTAATTCAAGCGTTTAACTCGTGCTCATTACAACAGCTTTCAATAATGTCTGAAATTGAGGAATACAAAAATCTGTACGATCCTCAACAATGTGTGGTTTTGGTGGATAAAATTATGAACCTGAACAACGAATGCAAAACAGAATTTGACATCCTTGACTGCGGCTAAATTTTTGCTTGTAGGATAAACGTTATACCGAAATAAATCAAGACAGCGTTAATTCCAATCATGCCTATTTTGTACCTCTTGTTTGAAAGAAACACTTTTCCCCTTGAAGAAAGAAACGAAACTAAAACAAGCCATGCATAGTCCATCCAGATATGCAATGCAAACATTATCAAAATCCCCCATATTGACCACAACAAGAGTGCGTCCGAAATAAGCTTAAACCCAATCGTAAACCACCATATGAGAAAAAACGGATTCAGTCCCGTCAGAAGTATGCCTGTAAGAAACGAACCGTATTTTGATTTGTATTGCATGGGATCTTTTCTTAGTGTTGATATTATTTGCAATCCTGCAAATCCAAAAATGCTCAGTGCACCCAAAATTCCAATTGAAACCCTGAACTGCGGCATTGCGTCAAGTGACAGAATTCCAAGTCCAATTGAAACGACCAGTGGCAATTCTACTAATGTGTGCCCGAATGCTATCCTAAATCCTGCTCTTGCACCCTGCCTTATGCCGTTTGCAATTGTTGCTACAAACAATGGCCCAGGCGACATCACTCCGGATGCTGAAATTATCACTACTGCAATACCGAACTGGAAAAAGTCTTGCATGTGCTAGCCATACATTGATTTTTTAATGGCGCTTGTTTCTTTTTCTCTTTCCCTGATTTCCTTTTCCACCATCTCTGTCTGCTTTTGCATTAATCCAAGATCGCATGAAACTCCTGGTAAAAGTTTTGACATTGCCATACACAGGTTCACACTGGACTTGAAATCCGGACCTGATGCGTCTACATCTACTAGAATAACTACCACGTTTTGGCCGTTTAACATCCCCTCATTAAGTAATGCTCCTGGAACTCCTGGGATGGTGCCGTTTTGCAATACTGTCATTCCTGCCTGCTTGATCTTTTCTCTTGCTTCGTTGGTGCTGCCTGCCGCAATTACCTGATTTGTGCTTTCTATCGGCATTCTCATTGGTGCGCTGCTGACAATCAGTGAACATTTGTGTTTTTTTGCCCACTTTAACATCAGTCTTGCAATCGTTCTATGGTGTGGCTCGTTGATAGTCAAATACGAAGTAAAAACTCCTACCTTGAGGTCCTTGTTTACAAAAATACGCGTCGCATAATTCGGTACTCCTTCTTTAATTATGGAGACGGTTGGGAAATCAAACGAATCGATAAATCCGACAAGTTCGTACGGTGCTGAATGCATTAGCGATTCACTCGCAATCGCACTTGTGAATCCAATCGAGGGAAATCCATCAATAAGATACCCACCTTCTAGGTCTATTGGCTTGATCTCCTTGATCCAAAGTCTTGGAAACACAGTAAATATTCTAAATTAATGCTGATATACTTTTACCGGAATCATTCGAACTCTAAGTGAATCTTCGATGGTCAGAAAATCTCACTTTACGGCTTTTTTCATATTTTGACAGGTCAAATTCTAGTGACTTTGCAGATTCTCCCTTTAGGATCTGTGTGCTTGGTATCATTACCCTTTCCTGCTCATGCATGCTTACAATGATGCTATTCCCACCAAAGCGACTGTTTTGCACGTTTGCAGCCAATACTGGGACGCGGTTTTCTAGTGCCCTTACTTGCACGTACAGGTGCCATGGGATTATCCCTCTTTTGACTATCCTTGAGGGGGAAAACAACACTTGGGCACCTTTCTTTACCATAGTTTCCGCCACGTCTGAAAACACCATGTCATAGCAAATTATTATGCCAAACTTGCAGGCAGTCTTGAACACCTTGGCCTTGGTGCCTGGTTTGACCAGATCTTTTTCATAGTCAAATGGGTGGATCTTTTCCTGCGTTCCGATGATTTCGCCAGTCGGGCCTATTATCGGAGCCGAAATCACGTTGCCGTTTTTTCTTTTCTCATAAAACGCGCCTGGAATGACAGTCATGGAGTATTCTTTTGCAATTTTTTTGAATCTTGAAAACTCGGTACTGACATCGACAATCCTGTTTTCCTTTAGCCACTGTTCTGGGAGGCAGACGATGTCCGTTTCCTGTTTTCCAAGTTTTTCCACCAGTTTGGAAATGATGTCAATTCCACTCTTATTGGAGCCATACGTGCGAGCCTGAATCACGCCTAGTTTTATCAAACGCACCTGTTTCATTCTGGCCTAATTATACATAAATGAACCTAGTTTATGCGATAAAGAACGATTCTTGCTCCTCAAGCATCAAGATGTAGCAAAATGATACGTAATAATGCCACTACAACATTTTTCGTATCGTATCAAAAAAATCCGTTTCAAACTAAACAAAACAGCATAATTTAGTCAATTAAACTTGTCAGTATTTGATTAACAAACCAGTTTCTGAAACATACTCATTGGTCCATATCAAAAAGGTTGACATTTTCGGCTTCAAATCGTTCGGATTCACAAACAGTACTGTAAACTTTGAACCTGGGCTTGTGTCGATCTCAGGCCCAAACGGATCTGGCAAAAGTAACATACTTGATGCGATAATTTTTGCGCTGGGTGAGAACAGACCAAAAATAATGAGGGTGGACAAACTCCGATCACTGATCCATGACATCGAAGGAGCCCGGCGTGGACCAAAGATGGCGCGGGTAAGCTTACAGTTTGATAACTCTGATAGAAAGATTCCAGTTGACTCCAACTCTGTTGTCATAACCAGAGAAATGGACGAGCATGGGGAAAATACCTATTATCTAAATCAAAAACAAACAAACCGTAACCAGATCCTTGATCTTTTAGAGGTCGCAAATGCTAGCCTGAATCAGCTTAATGCCGTACAGCAGGGAACAGTTACACGAATTTCTGAATTTACTGCAGAGGAGAAAAGAACCGTAATTGAAGACCTGATCGGCTTATCATATTTTGATGAAAAAAAGTCCGAATCCATCAAACAACTCGAGGATGCAGACAGGCGCTTAGAAGTTGCCTTGGCAAGGATGGATGAAATCAAAAAGAGGATTGATGAGCTGGAAGTTGAGAGAAACCTAAAGCTAAGATACGAGCTGATAAACCGTGAGCTTGGACGATTACATGCAATTTCAGCATCAAACAAAATGAAGGTAATTCAGACTGAGAAATTATCAAAAGAACGTAACATGCACTCCCTTGTGTCTGAGACAAAGAAACTTGATGAAGAACGAACTGCAATCAAAAAGGAAATCTCAGAACTAGAGGCTCAAAAGTCCTCGTTTATGGCCGAAGCAAATGCCTACAATCACGCAAAGGCAGCAATTGACTCTGATCTTAGCGCTGCGATGCAGTTGTATGAAAGTGCCAATACTGAAATCCTGACAAAAACACGAAGGATGAATCAAATTCAGATGCGCCTTCCAGAAATTACATCTGAACTAGAATCCCTGCATCAAGCAAGGCTTGCCATAGAATCCCAAATCGCAGAACAAAAAACATCCCTTGCACAAATTAGGGAGGAGAAGAACCAAGTCTACCAGGAAGTAAAATCAATAGAGTCTGAAAGCTCCCAAGTATACAGGCAGCAAGCACAAATCGCTGCACAAAGAAAAGAGGTTGATACAAAAATCCAAAACCTCACAACAAAGCTAAACCAAGCTAAAGTAACATTTGGAAAAATAAATTCCGATATTCAAGACATCAAAACAAAGATTGAAGGTAATCGGCAAAGACATGCCGACATAATAGAAGAGTCAAAAAAACTCGAATTACTAAAAACGAGATTAGAATCAATTAGGACAAATCACAAGGACACTGTAACTGAATTAAAATCGAGAATCTCTGCACAAACAACAAAGCATGCAAGAATCGAAAGTGATATTGATGAAATTTCAACTATTCTTGAGAAGGCAAGCAGGGCGGCAGCACAGTATGATGCAAAAATCAAGGTGGTCAAGGGAATAATGCATGAGGATTATACAATTGCCAACCTCAAAGAACATAGTGCAGAACTTGGAATAGAGGGACTTGTCTATGAAATGATATCTTGGGATAAACAATACGAGCGAGCAGTTCTGGCCGGAGCATCTGATTGGATAAAGTCTTTTGTAGTTAAGGATTTTTCAACACTTTTGAGTCTAGCTGAGGTTGCGCGAACAAGAAAACTTCCGAAGCTAAAGATAATACCTCTGGAGGCAATTCCGAATTTCCGTCTGACTCTCCCAAGAGATTCCTCTGTTGTGGGAGTGCTGTCTGATTTTGTAAAATGCGATGAAAAATATGCACCACTTAAGACATTCTTGTTCGGAAATGTTGTCCTAGTTGATTCTAGGGATGCAGCAATTCGTATCTCAAAGTCCGGCTACAAGACTGTGACTCTGGAAGGTGAGTTCTTTGAAGCAAAGGCAAGTGCCGTGATAATTGACATCAACTCCAAGATTTCAAAGCTCACGAAAATCATCTCCATGAGCACCTCAGTTGACGGTCTTATCCAGTCGATTAATTTGCTAAAAAAATACATTCAAAAGAAAAGATTTTCGCTAAAAAAAGTAGAGGGGATAATACAGAACTATCAAAGCAGACTATCAATATCTGAAACCGGACTCTCAAATGCCGAGATGAGCTATTCTGACCTAAAATTCAAGATAACGTCAATTGACAAGATGAGATCTCAGCTTGAGGCAAGAATATCTCAGCTTGAGAGGCATGAGGAAAAACTACGCATGGATCTTGCAAAAGAAGAGTCGTACATTGCATCCCTTGAGGAACGAATCTCACTTGTGCACGATAACTATGCTGATGGGGAAAACAATCGTATTGCAAACGAGCTTAACAGACTAAATGAAAAGCGAACTTCTGTCATGGCAAGACAGTCTTCGATAATCAACGAACTTCGGGAAAAAGAATCACAGGTTGCTACCCTGTCTGCGCAAGAACTTGGTGAAAAAACAAAGATGCGAAACCTGCACGAGGAACAATCATCACTTAATCACGAAAAACACGAAATCGAATCACGACTAAATGTGTTGGTAAAAGAAAAAGAAACTGCAAATGAAAACCTTGTAAAACTAAGGGAGAAAGAACAATCTCTAATCTCGACATCGGGCACATCCATATCAAAACTACAGGAATTTGACGAACTGTTGGGCAAGCTAAATGAGCGGGAGAGATTCTTTATACGCGAAATCAGCTCGCGTGAAAGGCAATCTGATTCTCTCTCAAGGGACATACGTGATATATCTGAAAATGAGACAAAAATCCAAAAAATTCTTGAAAAATATGGCTATGAGGAAATCACCGAAACATTTGAAGTTGATCTGATGTTGCACTCACTTGAATCTGAGATGAACTCTCTTGCATCAAAGCTTAATGCAAGTGCGCCTGAAACATATCTTGAGATATCACATGGATACCGCTCAATGTCTGATAGAAAGAACGAGCTAGAAGAAGAGAGAAACGCCATTGTCAAGTTTATTGAAGAAATTGACAAAGACAAGCGCCAGACATTCCTTGATGCCTTTGACAAAGTAGACAAGGAAATCCGCGAGGCGTTTAACACCATGACTGGTGGGCAGGCTTGGCTTGAACTGCAAAATGAGGATGATATTTTCAATTCCGGCATATCATATTTGATCCAGTTCCCAAACAAACCAAAAAGAGAGTCAACATCAATCTCTGGTGGTGAAAAAACACTTGCCGCAATTGTGTTTGTTTTGGCTCTGCAAAAGCTCAAACCTTCCGTGTTTTACCTGTTTGACGAAGTTGACGCACACTTGGATGCACCAAACGCTGAAAAGCTGGCCAAAATAATTGAGCAGCGCTCAAACGGAAGCCAGTTCATCATGGTATCACTCAAGGACTCTGTGGTGCAAAAAGCCAAACTCATCTACGGGGTTTATCCGAAAAACGGTGTATCTCATGTTGTCACGTACAAAGACAAACGAATACCATCAATTACCAGCTGATCAATACTGCCCTAGTAAAATACAAAAAATAAGAAAAATGATTCTATTTTAGATCCAGCGGAATTGTAGCTGTTCCCCAAGACTCCTTCACGTTGAAGGTATATTGTTTTGTGGGGTCGTACTTGAATGGTACGTAGCTTCCATATCCGATTGCTGGCCCAAACATGATGTTCATTTCTTTTGACATCCCGGGTCTTAGCACTATTTGACCACTTGTGAAATCGTTTGCTGCATATTTGTACGTGGCTTTGCCATCTGAAATGTCGTAGTTGCATGCTGCAGGTCCTGTGCAATACAATGCGACATTGTCCTTTGATCCTGTATTCTCAACTAGGAATTTTAGATTGAGGATGTGCACGTTGCCGCTTTTTTCTACTTTAGCTCCTGGATAGTAGAATGTCACTGGGCCAACGACATGTTTTTTTGATTTTTGTTTGAAATCCTCGGACGACTGTGTTGATCTTAGGGCCTTCTCGCACTCATACTGCTCTCGCTCTGTCTCTTTTTGTTTACATGCTGATTTTTGTGCTTCAAATGGATCGATAGCTGGTTTTGCCTGCTGTATTGTGGTGTTTGTTTGGGACGTAGGGTTTGTTGCATCTGTTTGTGGTTTCTTTGTTGTTGGCTGCTTTGCTGTCTTTTTTATTTTATCTTGAATGGTTTTCTTTACACCTTCTTTTTTGTCAGTTGATTTTACTTTGGTTTTTTCCTTACTTGTGTTTTCTCCAAATGCCGAAGTTGCAGCGACGCTAGATAACAATAAAAACGCGGCAGCTATTGCAATTATCTTTATGGCGGTACTATTTGCCATGTTTTGCTGAATTATTGTGCTCATTACCACGTTTTGGCCGACTTGTCATATAAACTAGTGATAAGATTTAATTCTAGTGCCTAAAATATTCTGATTGCCTTTGGGAGTTCGTTTAGGCTGATATTTCTTAAAATTCTGGCTTCAAATTTTGACTCTTGGTCATTGTTGACTGCCTGGCCTCCGACAAATATTGGAATTTTGGACTTTTCACGAATTTTTTTAACTAGTCTCTGACCTGGCCTTATGTTATCCGCAAGGGTTATGGAAAGAAATACCATGTCTGGCTTGACCTTTTCAATAAAATTTACAACTGAGTCATGCGGCTCAGAAGGAGAAATATTGTACACCTTGAATCCCTTACAGAGCATGTGTGATTCAAGAACGTTTACCCCCAAATTGTGTTGTTCACCGTCTGGGGTGCAAATCACGATTTTCTTTTTTGATGGGCGTGTCATGTTTTTATCAGAAATGATTTTCACGAGACTGTTTGCTATGTTGCTACAAACATGTTCGTCTGCAACGCTGATCTTATTTGACGCCCATTGTTTTCCTATGTCGTACATGACTGGAGTGAGAATTTTTTCATAAAAACTTGTCGTTCCAGACGACTGCCTGTATCCGTCATAGAGTTTTAGCGCGCCTTCTATGTCTCCATTAATCAAAAAGCCAAACAACTGCTCTCTTATTTTTGATAGTGCTTCTTCTTTTTTCTGCCCATCTGTGAATTCATCTGACGCTAAAAACGAAATTATTTTTGGATCGTTTTGATGCTCTGGTGGAATGTCCTCTTTTGTCACATTTGATGCCTTCCCGAGATACTTGATGGTTTCCTGCCTTGAAGTGTTGTTCTTTGAATCCCAGACGCTGCGAACCAAATAGAGATATTTTTCACCCTTTACTGCTTTTGATCGGATGTAAACCATTGAGACATTTGTTTACTCAAATTAATAAATAATGCTAATCTTATTCTCTAGTGCTAACTTTGGCAAATCCAAAATCAGATCAGTAGCATCCCTAGTCTAATTTAGCAAAACACGCAACTTTTCTGTTGTTCCCGATGTCTTCTAGGTTGGGCTCAATCTTGCACTTTTCAAAGGCATATGGACATCTTGCTTGAAATCTGCAACCCTGATATGCGTCGATATCAAGCGGCTCTCTTACTCTGACTATCTTTTCTTTGTAGATATTGTTTGGGTCTGGCTCTGATATTGCGTCAAGCAGTGCCTGCGTATACGGGTGCTTGGGATGAAGTAAGATGTCATTAATTGGACCCATCTCGACTATTTTTCCAAGGTATATGATCGCAATGGCGTGACCAAAGTATTTGGCAGTTGCCAAATCGTGTGTGATGTACACAAAAGAAATGTTGTATTTTTGTCGCAAATTTTCCATCAGTTCAAGAATTTCAGCTCTCACTGACACATCAAGCATTGATACTGGTTCGTCTGCAATGATCATCTTTGGTTTCATCACAAGCGCCCTTGCAAGCACTACTCTTTGTCTTTGCCCCCCTGATAGTGCTCCTGGATATTTTTCCATAATCTCGTCTGCCGGCTCTAATCTTACTTCGTGTAGTGCCTCTCTGACTAGATCTTCCCGTTGTTTTGCGTTGCCGATTTTGTGAATTTCAATTGGCTCAGAAACTATGTCCTTTACTTTCATTCTTGGGTTTATGGAATCGTACGGATCTTGGTAGACCATCTGGCAGCCCATTCTGATTCTTTTCAGGGATTCCTTTTTGTTGGAAATTTCAGCTCCATCGAAGGTTATCTTTCCAGCATCTGAGTCAATTGACTTTAAAATTAGTTTTGCAATGGTTGATTTGCCCGAGCCTGACTCTCCTGCCAAAACAAAGATTTCTCCACGTCTAACCGAAAATGATATCCCATCAACTGCCTTCACAAGTGAGGATTGTTTCCCTAACCAATTTGTTTTGATAAAATATTTCTGCAAATTTTCAACAATTAGAATTTCGTCCAATGTATCTGAATTATGTTGTATCCTATATCAAGAATTGGAGATCAATACGCTCGAGCAAATGTTGCACTTGTGATGCTTTTTTCACCACAGTATATGCACTTTCCCTCAGTGTTGCCACTTTCAAATGGGATTACTCGAATATCTGCCATGGTTTCTTCTTTGATCTTTTCCTCACACCTCGTCTCCCCACACCAATGTGCACTGATGAACGAGCCGTTCTCGACTTCGGATTTGAACTGGTTGTAATCTGTTACTTTTACTGTTCGATCCTCAAGGATCTTCTTTGCCGCCGTAAACATCTCATCTTGAATTTGTTGTAATATGGACTCAATATCTGATTCTATTTTGTCAAGTGGGAGATCTGATTTTTGCCTGTTGTGGCGTCTGGCTACTGTAACTTTGCTTTTGTCCAGATCCTTTGGACCGATCTCGATTCGTAATGGGACTCCTTTTAGTTCCCAGTCGTTGAACTTGAAGCCTGGTGTAAGCTCATCCCTTCTGTCCACATGTGTGCGCAAACACTTGTCTTGCAGTATTTTTTCAACTTCGCTTGCTTTTACCTGAACTCTGTCTGCATCTTTTTCTGAATAATAAATTGGAACTATGACTATCTGAATTGGTGCCACTCTTGGCGGTAATACAAGTCCCTTGTCATCACCGTGAACCATTACCATTGCTCCGATCAACCTCCATGATACGCCCCATGATGTTTGCCATGCGAAAGTTTCTACGTTGTTTTTATCTAGGAATTTGACTTCAAATGGTTTTGAAAAGTTCTGCCCAAGAAAATGTGATGTTCCCATTTGCAATGCCTTACCATCTGGCATCATGGACTCAATGGCCGTGGTGTATACTGCCCCAACAAATTTTTCTTTCTCGCTTTTCTTACCTGCGATTACGGGAATCGCAAGAGTTTGTTCGACTGTGTTTTTATAAATCTCTAAAATGTCAAAAACCTCTTTTTCGGCATCTTCCCGGGTTGCATGCACTGTGTGCCCTTCCTGCCACAAAAATTCAGACGTTCTAAGAAATGGTTTTGTTGCCTTGATTTCTGCACGTAATGCTGTGTTCCAAAAATTAATCTTCAGAGGCAAGTCCCTCCAGCTATGAATCCATTTGGCATACATTGAATATGCAAGCGTCTCAGACGTGGGGCGTAGAGCTAATCTGTCGCCAATTTCGGCGTCTCCTGAATGTGTTACCCAAAAAACTTC of Candidatus Nitrosotenuis sp. DW1 contains these proteins:
- the dinB gene encoding DNA polymerase IV codes for the protein MSDRIVLHVDFDYFYAQCEEIRNPNLRTKPVSVCIFSDRGGDSGAIATANYIARKYGVKSGMPIKFAKSRLKQISDAVFLPADFPYYSDISEKAMEIMKNHADVFEYVGRDEAYLDVTKRTQNNFKNAGHLAQQIKNQIRNEIKMTCSVGVSSNKIVSKIASNHKKPDGLTMIEPQNTESFLAPLKVSDIPGIGKVTEEKLREINLNTIEELRKVDIFTLNKMFGRKISLYIYNAARGIDEEPVAEKQPTIQYSRIVTLKKDSTELDFLASSLEEICADVYETAVKNKKMFKSVGIQFIQSDLTGKTKSKMLKNPTLSLEELKKTAHQLLEEALIDQTLGVRRLGVKISELSDLQGQSSLTNFF
- a CDS encoding oligopeptide/dipeptide ABC transporter ATP-binding protein, whose product is MDEILIVENLQKYFIKTNWLGKQSSLVKAVDGISFSVRRGEIFVLAGESGSGKSTIAKLILKSIDSDAGKITFDGAEISNKKESLKRIRMGCQMVYQDPYDSINPRMKVKDIVSEPIEIHKIGNAKQREDLVREALHEVRLEPADEIMEKYPGALSGGQRQRVVLARALVMKPKMIIADEPVSMLDVSVRAEILELMENLRQKYNISFVYITHDLATAKYFGHAIAIIYLGKIVEMGPINDILLHPKHPYTQALLDAISEPDPNNIYKEKIVRVREPLDIDAYQGCRFQARCPYAFEKCKIEPNLEDIGNNRKVACFAKLD
- the proS gene encoding proline--tRNA ligase; this translates as MSKESVGITVSKNEDFSEWYTQVVLKAQLADYAPVKGLIVLRPDGYAIWESIRETLDEKLKKTGHRNGFLPVLIPESLLTKEKDHFAGFNPEVFWVTHSGDAEIGDRLALRPTSETLAYSMYAKWIHSWRDLPLKINFWNTALRAEIKATKPFLRTSEFLWQEGHTVHATREDAEKEVFDILEIYKNTVEQTLAIPVIAGKKSEKEKFVGAVYTTAIESMMPDGKALQMGTSHFLGQNFSKPFEVKFLDKNNVETFAWQTSWGVSWRLIGAMVMVHGDDKGLVLPPRVAPIQIVIVPIYYSEKDADRVQVKASEVEKILQDKCLRTHVDRRDELTPGFKFNDWELKGVPLRIEIGPKDLDKSKVTVARRHNRQKSDLPLDKIESDIESILQQIQDEMFTAAKKILEDRTVKVTDYNQFKSEVENGSFISAHWCGETRCEEKIKEETMADIRVIPFESGNTEGKCIYCGEKSITSATFARAY
- a CDS encoding LysE family transporter; the protein is MQDFFQFGIAVVIISASGVMSPGPLFVATIANGIRQGARAGFRIAFGHTLVELPLVVSIGLGILSLDAMPQFRVSIGILGALSIFGFAGLQIISTLRKDPMQYKSKYGSFLTGILLTGLNPFFLIWWFTIGFKLISDALLLWSIWGILIMFALHIWMDYAWLVLVSFLSSRGKVFLSNKRYKIGMIGINAVLIYFGITFILQAKI
- a CDS encoding carbon-nitrogen hydrolase family protein, whose translation is MIKLGVIQARTYGSNKSGIDIISKLVEKLGKQETDIVCLPEQWLKENRIVDVSTEFSRFKKIAKEYSMTVIPGAFYEKRKNGNVISAPIIGPTGEIIGTQEKIHPFDYEKDLVKPGTKAKVFKTACKFGIIICYDMVFSDVAETMVKKGAQVLFSPSRIVKRGIIPWHLYVQVRALENRVPVLAANVQNSRFGGNSIIVSMHEQERVMIPSTQILKGESAKSLEFDLSKYEKSRKVRFSDHRRFT
- a CDS encoding DNA-binding protein, which gives rise to MSEDTPTEAQEIFIESQKLKDNTAVDEVKSTDEEDSRKTRDVIFVGTKPIMTYVTATLTQLSNQSFVTIKARGQRITQAVDVSQMIVKRMNTVGYKIKDVRISSDSLLSQDGKTRNVSTIEIDITKE
- a CDS encoding proteasome assembly chaperone family protein; translation: MFPRLWIKEIKPIDLEGGYLIDGFPSIGFTSAIASESLMHSAPYELVGFIDSFDFPTVSIIKEGVPNYATRIFVNKDLKVGVFTSYLTINEPHHRTIARLMLKWAKKHKCSLIVSSAPMRMPIESTNQVIAAGSTNEAREKIKQAGMTVLQNGTIPGVPGALLNEGMLNGQNVVVILVDVDASGPDFKSSVNLCMAMSKLLPGVSCDLGLMQKQTEMVEKEIREREKETSAIKKSMYG
- a CDS encoding cobalamin B12-binding domain-containing protein; protein product: MVYIRSKAVKGEKYLYLVRSVWDSKNNTSRQETIKYLGKASNVTKEDIPPEHQNDPKIISFLASDEFTDGQKKEEALSKIREQLFGFLINGDIEGALKLYDGYRQSSGTTSFYEKILTPVMYDIGKQWASNKISVADEHVCSNIANSLVKIISDKNMTRPSKKKIVICTPDGEQHNLGVNVLESHMLCKGFKVYNISPSEPHDSVVNFIEKVKPDMVFLSITLADNIRPGQRLVKKIREKSKIPIFVGGQAVNNDQESKFEARILRNISLNELPKAIRIF
- a CDS encoding chromosome segregation SMC family protein; its protein translation is MVHIKKVDIFGFKSFGFTNSTVNFEPGLVSISGPNGSGKSNILDAIIFALGENRPKIMRVDKLRSLIHDIEGARRGPKMARVSLQFDNSDRKIPVDSNSVVITREMDEHGENTYYLNQKQTNRNQILDLLEVANASLNQLNAVQQGTVTRISEFTAEEKRTVIEDLIGLSYFDEKKSESIKQLEDADRRLEVALARMDEIKKRIDELEVERNLKLRYELINRELGRLHAISASNKMKVIQTEKLSKERNMHSLVSETKKLDEERTAIKKEISELEAQKSSFMAEANAYNHAKAAIDSDLSAAMQLYESANTEILTKTRRMNQIQMRLPEITSELESLHQARLAIESQIAEQKTSLAQIREEKNQVYQEVKSIESESSQVYRQQAQIAAQRKEVDTKIQNLTTKLNQAKVTFGKINSDIQDIKTKIEGNRQRHADIIEESKKLELLKTRLESIRTNHKDTVTELKSRISAQTTKHARIESDIDEISTILEKASRAAAQYDAKIKVVKGIMHEDYTIANLKEHSAELGIEGLVYEMISWDKQYERAVLAGASDWIKSFVVKDFSTLLSLAEVARTRKLPKLKIIPLEAIPNFRLTLPRDSSVVGVLSDFVKCDEKYAPLKTFLFGNVVLVDSRDAAIRISKSGYKTVTLEGEFFEAKASAVIIDINSKISKLTKIISMSTSVDGLIQSINLLKKYIQKKRFSLKKVEGIIQNYQSRLSISETGLSNAEMSYSDLKFKITSIDKMRSQLEARISQLERHEEKLRMDLAKEESYIASLEERISLVHDNYADGENNRIANELNRLNEKRTSVMARQSSIINELREKESQVATLSAQELGEKTKMRNLHEEQSSLNHEKHEIESRLNVLVKEKETANENLVKLREKEQSLISTSGTSISKLQEFDELLGKLNERERFFIREISSRERQSDSLSRDIRDISENETKIQKILEKYGYEEITETFEVDLMLHSLESEMNSLASKLNASAPETYLEISHGYRSMSDRKNELEEERNAIVKFIEEIDKDKRQTFLDAFDKVDKEIREAFNTMTGGQAWLELQNEDDIFNSGISYLIQFPNKPKRESTSISGGEKTLAAIVFVLALQKLKPSVFYLFDEVDAHLDAPNAEKLAKIIEQRSNGSQFIMVSLKDSVVQKAKLIYGVYPKNGVSHVVTYKDKRIPSITS